GCGATACGCATGTTCTGACCAAGTGCAAGGTCACCTAGGTCTGTTGAAGGACCATCAGCTAGCACGTCGCCTGCAACAATCGGGTCGCCAACACTACAAGTAGGCTTCTGATTGATACATGTGTTTTGGTTAGAACGTGTGTACTTAGTCAGGTTGTAGATATCGATACCCGCTTCACCTGGAAGCATTTCATCTTCGTCTACTTTAATAACGATACGGCTGGCATCTACGTAATCAACCACACCACCGCGCTTAGCAACTACAGTAACACCTGAGTCAACCGCGATAGTTCTTTCCATACCGGTACCAACTAGCGGCTTATCAGCGCGTAGTGTAGGTACTGCCTGACGTTGCATGTTCGCACCCATTAGTGCACGGTTCGCATCATCGTGCTCTAGGAATGGGATAATGCTTGCAGCAATTGAAACGATTTGCTGAGGTGAAACGTCCATGTACTTGATGTCTTCTTTAGGCATCAAAGTAGTTTCACCACGGTGACGACATGGAATTAGGTCGTCAACCAACTCGCCAGCTTCAGTTAACGCGATGTTAGCCTGAGCGATTGCGAATTGACCTTCTTCAATTGCAGATAAGTAATCGATTTCGTCTGTAACTACGCCGTCAACAATGCGACGGAACGGTGTTTCTAGGAAACCGAAGTCATTGGTGCGCGCAAAGCTTGCCAATGAGTTAATAAGACCGATGTTCGGGCCTTCCGGCGTTTCGATTGGACATAGACGACCGTAGTGCGTCGGGTGTACGTCTCGAACTTCGAAGCCAGCACGTTCACGTGTAAGACCACCCGGGCCTAATGCAGAAATACGACGCTTGTGCGTTACTTCTGATAGCGGGTTGTTTTGGTCCATGAACTGAGAAAGCTGTGATGAACCGAAGAACTCTTTAACCGCTGCCGAGATAGGCTTAGCGTTAATAAGATCTTGTGGCATTACGTTGTCTAGGTCGCCTAAGCTTAGACGCTCTTTAACTGCACGCTCAACACGTACAAGACCAACGCGGAATTGGTTCTCTGCCATTTCACCAACAGAACGGATACGACGGTTGCCTAGGTGATCGATATCATCTACTTCGTCTTTACCGTCACGAATCATTATTAGCTGCTTCATAACAGAAATAATGTCGTCTTTATCTAGCGTGCCCGCACCAATAAGTTCTTCACGGCCTAGACGGCGGTTGAACTTCATACGACCAACAGAAGATAGATCGTAACGCTCATCAGAGAAGAACAAGTTATCGAACAAGGTTTCAGCTGCATCTTTTGTTGGTGGCTCACCAGGACGCATCATACGGTAAATTTCAACTAGTGCTTCAAGGCGGTTAGTTGAAGAATCGATACGTAGTGTATCTGAAATGTATGAACCGTGATCTAGCTCGTTAATGTAAAGCGTTTCGAACTCTTTGATTCCCGCTTGGCTTAGCGCCGCTAGGTTTTCAAGCGTTAACTCGTCGTTCGCTGTAACAATAACTTCGCCTGTATCTTCATTGACGTAAGTTGCAGCATAAACACGGCCGATTAGGTAATCAGCTGGCACTTCAAGCTCAGTAAGTCCGGCTTTCTCTAGTGCACGCGTGTGACGCGCAGAAATACGACGACCGGTTTCAACAACTACGTTGCCTTCACCGTCAATGATGTCGAATTGCGCAGTTTCACCACGAAGGCGGTCTGGCACAACTTCCATCATTAATTTGTCTTTGTCGATACGGATCGCTACTTTGTCGAAGAAGGTATCTAGGATTTCTTCAGACGACATTTCAAGCGCGCGTAAGATAATAGTTGCAGGCAACTTACGACGACGGTCGATACGTACGAACAGGTTATCTTTCGGGTCAAACTCAAAGTCTAACCACGAACCACGGTAAGGAATTACACGTGCGTTATATAGCACTTTACCTGACGAGTGGGTTTTACCTTTGTCGTGATCAAAGAATACACCAGGTGAACGGTGTAGCTGTGACACGATAACACGCTCAGTACCATTGATAACGAACGTACCGTTCTCTGTCATCAACGGGATCTCGCCCATGTACACTTCTTGTTCTTTAATATCTTTTACTGTACCTGGCGCAGCGTCTTTATCGAACAACACTAACCGTAGTTTTACTCTTAACGGAGCAGAGAATGTGACGCCACGAATTTGACATTCTTTAACGTCGAAAACCGGCTCTCCCAGGCGATAGCTTACATACTGAAGCTCTGAACTACCTGAGTAGCTTTTAATTGGAAAAACGGAACGAAATGCTGCTTCCAAACCGTATTGAGCATCTGCATCGATCTCAATAAACTTTTTGAAAGAATCAAGCTGAATTGAAAGAAGGTATGGAATTTCCAATACCTGTGGGCGTTTGCCAAAATCCTTACGGATACGTTTCTTTTCGCTATAAGAGTAAACCATGGGTTCCTCAGCCTGCTGATTTTTGACCCAACCTGCTGCAAAATGCTTTAAAACGCGTGCTATGGGCTAAAAGCTGCGTTTCAAATGGCGCACTAAGCAACAAACTTCCACAACCCTTTTTCGGGCAGATACACCAGCATACAACAAAATTTAACCAATTATTAGTTAACTTGTTGGATTTTTATGCTTTTTATGGGTATGTCCGAATGGCGCCTTTTGTCGTGTAGCCAAGGGTTAGATTCTACACGCTATACAGCGCAAAAAGGCTGGTGGTTCAAAAAACCACCAGCCTTGCCGTCTCAGGCAATAATTTGACTATGTCAAATTACTTGATTTCTACTTCTGCACCAGCTTCTTCAAGCTCTTTCTTAAGTGCTTCAGCTTCATCTTTGCTTACGCCTTCTTTGATAGCTTTAGGAGCAGACTCAACTACTTCTTTAGCTTCTTTAAGACCTAGGCCAGTCGCGCCGCGAACTGCTTTGATAACTGCAACTTTGTTGCCACCGAATGAAGTCATAACAACGTCGAATTCAGTCTTTTCTTCTGCAGCAGCAGCGTCACCGCCAGCAGCTGGACCAGCAACAGCAACAGCAGCTGCAGCAGATACGTTGAATTTCTCTTCAGCCGCTTCGATTAGTTCAACCAGTTCCATTACTGGCATTTCAGCGATTGCGTTTAAGATATCTTCTTTAGTTAGAGCCATTTTCTCTAAACTCCTGGGTATAAAATGTTAAAAAAATCAATATGCCAAAAACGCCAATTACTTGGTGTCTTTGACCGCCGCCAATACGCGCACAAACTTGCCAGGAACTTCGTTGATTGTTTGAACGAATTTCCCAACTGGTGCTTTGAAGGTTGCAAGTAGTTTCGCAAGCGCTTCGTCGCGGGTAGGTAGTGCTGCAACTGCGTCCAATTTCTCTGGACCAAGAAGACCGCTACCAATTGAAAGTGCAGTAACTTTAAGCTTATCGTTAGTCTTACCGAAGTCTTTGAAAAGACGTGCCGCACCGCCTGGTGCGTCGATAGAGAAACCATAGATAAGCGGACCAGTTAAGGCGCTGTCTAAGTCTGCAAATTGACTGTCTGCTAGAGCACGTTTTGCAAGAGTGTTACGTACAACCTTTAGGTATACGCCTTGCTCACGAGCTTTAACACGTAGTTCAGTCAGTTCACCAACTTCCATCCCACGGTATTCAGCAACGGCTACGGATAGAGCGCGAGACGCAACATCAGAAATTTCTGCTACGATCTCTTTTTTTGCTGCTAAACCTAGTGCCACTGAGTTCACCTCTTTGTATCTGACTTAGTATGTAGTCGCCTACTTACGCCGTCAGGGTTCACAGATTGATACCAATCCTCATGATTGATACCGCTCTACGGTGTTTGTTACCCCAGAGAGTCTGAGTCAAACCACCGTCTGCGCAGGTTGTTGTATTAAGCAGTATGTTGATTGTGAAAGTTCTCTTACCTCTTTCACCACACCGCACCTGCGGTCTAGGACGGGAGCTGCTTATTAGCACTGCTAAATGAACAGCTCCAACCCATAACCTTTAAGAGATTCCATCGAGCTTTCGCTCAAAGGAATTAAAGACCTACAGAAGCCTTATCTAGAGATACGCCAGCACCCATTGTAGTGCTTAGGCTGATCTTCTTGATGTATGTACCTTTAGCAGAAGAAGGCTTAGCTTTCTTCAATGCTTCAAGTAGCGCTTCAAGGTTTTCTTGAATTTGGTTCGCTTCGAACGCAATCTTACCGATGCTAGCGTGGATGATACCGTTCTTATCGTTACGGTAGCGTACCTGACCAGCTTTCGCGTTCTTAACTGCTGTTGCAACGTCAGGCGTTACAGTACCAGTTTTAGGGTTAGGCATAAGGCCACGTGGACCTAGGATTTGACCTAGTTGACCAACAACGCGCATCGCGTCTGGGCTAGCAACTACTACGTCAAAGTCCATTTCACCTTTCTTAACTTGCTCAGCTAGGTCTTCCATACCAACGATGTCAGCACCAGCTTCTTTAGCAGCCTCAGCGTTTGCACCTTGAGTGAATACTGCAACGCGAACGTCTTTACCAGTACCGTTAGGTAGTACAGTTGCACCACGAACGTTTTGGTCAGATTTCTTCGCATCGATACCAAGGTTAACTGCTACGTCAACGCTCTCTGCGAACTTAGCAGTCGCTAGTTCTTTAAGAAGCGCAACAGCTTCGTTGATTTCGTACTCTTTGCCCGAGTCTACTTTTTCGCGGATTAGGCGAGCGCGTTTAGTTAATTTAGCCATTCGATTAGTCCTCTACGTTCAAGCCCATTGAGCGAGCAGAACCCGCGATAGTGCGTACCGCTGCATCTAGGTCAGCTGCAGTAAGATCTGGCTCTTTTGTTTTAGCAATCTCTTCCAACTGAGCGCGAGTAACTTTACCCACTTTTTCAGTGTTAGGACGGCCAGAACCACTCTTGATGCCCGCTGCTTTCTTAAGCAGGTAAGACGCAGGAGGAGTCTTAGTTTCGAATGTGAAAGAACGGTCTTCGTATACAGTAATTTCTACTGGTACCGGAGCGCCTTTCTCAAGGCTATCAGTTTTCGCATTGAAAGCCTTACAGAATTCCATGATGTTTACACCGTGCTGACCTAGTGCAGGACCAACCGGTGGACTTGGGTTAGCAGCGCCAGCTGCAACCTGAAGCTTGATAATACCGCTTACTTTTTTAGCCATTTTACATGCTCTCTTGTTTGGGTCTAACGCCTCGCAAATACAGAGTTTATTTGCTCAATCGGCTTCCCGTTTCCATTTAAAAGGGCGCGCATTATATAAGGTGACT
The DNA window shown above is from Alteromonas sp. KC3 and carries:
- the rpoB gene encoding DNA-directed RNA polymerase subunit beta, which codes for MVYSYSEKKRIRKDFGKRPQVLEIPYLLSIQLDSFKKFIEIDADAQYGLEAAFRSVFPIKSYSGSSELQYVSYRLGEPVFDVKECQIRGVTFSAPLRVKLRLVLFDKDAAPGTVKDIKEQEVYMGEIPLMTENGTFVINGTERVIVSQLHRSPGVFFDHDKGKTHSSGKVLYNARVIPYRGSWLDFEFDPKDNLFVRIDRRRKLPATIILRALEMSSEEILDTFFDKVAIRIDKDKLMMEVVPDRLRGETAQFDIIDGEGNVVVETGRRISARHTRALEKAGLTELEVPADYLIGRVYAATYVNEDTGEVIVTANDELTLENLAALSQAGIKEFETLYINELDHGSYISDTLRIDSSTNRLEALVEIYRMMRPGEPPTKDAAETLFDNLFFSDERYDLSSVGRMKFNRRLGREELIGAGTLDKDDIISVMKQLIMIRDGKDEVDDIDHLGNRRIRSVGEMAENQFRVGLVRVERAVKERLSLGDLDNVMPQDLINAKPISAAVKEFFGSSQLSQFMDQNNPLSEVTHKRRISALGPGGLTRERAGFEVRDVHPTHYGRLCPIETPEGPNIGLINSLASFARTNDFGFLETPFRRIVDGVVTDEIDYLSAIEEGQFAIAQANIALTEAGELVDDLIPCRHRGETTLMPKEDIKYMDVSPQQIVSIAASIIPFLEHDDANRALMGANMQRQAVPTLRADKPLVGTGMERTIAVDSGVTVVAKRGGVVDYVDASRIVIKVDEDEMLPGEAGIDIYNLTKYTRSNQNTCINQKPTCSVGDPIVAGDVLADGPSTDLGDLALGQNMRIAFMPWNGYNFEDSILISERVAQEDRFTTIHIQELSCIARDTKLGPEEISSDIPNVGESALSKLDESGVVYIGAEVKGGDILVGKVTPKGETQLTPEEKLLRAIFGEKASDVKDTSLRVPNSVHGTVIDVQVFTRDGVEKDKRALEIEDMQLRQVKKDLTDEFEILADGIFARAQTALIRAGVDQAKLDSLPREKWFEIALNSEDAQLELDQIADQHAEIKLDFDKKFEAKRRKITQGDDLAPGVLKIVKVYLAVKRHIQPGDKMAGRHGNKGVISTIQPVEDMPYDANGTPVDIVLNPLGVPSRMNIGQILETHLGMAAHGLGVKIDRMIKEQRELAELRDFLKKVYELGENHQEVDIDSFTDHEVRRLAENLRKGVPVATPVFDGARESEIKEMLKLADIPESGQISLFDGRTGREFERPVTVGYMYMLKLNHLVDDKMHARSTGSYSLVTQQPLGGKAQFGGQRFGEMEVWALEAYGAAYTLQEMLTVKSDDVNGRTKMYKNIVDGDHRMEPGMPESFNVLLKEIRSLGINIELEEK
- the rplL gene encoding 50S ribosomal protein L7/L12 → MALTKEDILNAIAEMPVMELVELIEAAEEKFNVSAAAAVAVAGPAAGGDAAAAEEKTEFDVVMTSFGGNKVAVIKAVRGATGLGLKEAKEVVESAPKAIKEGVSKDEAEALKKELEEAGAEVEIK
- the rplJ gene encoding 50S ribosomal protein L10 yields the protein MALGLAAKKEIVAEISDVASRALSVAVAEYRGMEVGELTELRVKAREQGVYLKVVRNTLAKRALADSQFADLDSALTGPLIYGFSIDAPGGAARLFKDFGKTNDKLKVTALSIGSGLLGPEKLDAVAALPTRDEALAKLLATFKAPVGKFVQTINEVPGKFVRVLAAVKDTK
- the rplA gene encoding 50S ribosomal protein L1, coding for MAKLTKRARLIREKVDSGKEYEINEAVALLKELATAKFAESVDVAVNLGIDAKKSDQNVRGATVLPNGTGKDVRVAVFTQGANAEAAKEAGADIVGMEDLAEQVKKGEMDFDVVVASPDAMRVVGQLGQILGPRGLMPNPKTGTVTPDVATAVKNAKAGQVRYRNDKNGIIHASIGKIAFEANQIQENLEALLEALKKAKPSSAKGTYIKKISLSTTMGAGVSLDKASVGL
- the rplK gene encoding 50S ribosomal protein L11, which encodes MAKKVSGIIKLQVAAGAANPSPPVGPALGQHGVNIMEFCKAFNAKTDSLEKGAPVPVEITVYEDRSFTFETKTPPASYLLKKAAGIKSGSGRPNTEKVGKVTRAQLEEIAKTKEPDLTAADLDAAVRTIAGSARSMGLNVED